The following is a genomic window from Myxococcota bacterium.
CCGGTCGAAGCGGATCGTGGCCTTGGCGGCGTCGCCCGCTCCCACGACCTCCATTATGCGTCCGGCGCCGAAGATCGGGTGCTCGACCCGCTGCTCGGGCCTGAGCTCGGGCACCTCGTCGTGCGAGAGCTGCGAATCGCTGTAGTCGATGCGCGGGCCTGACTCGGTCCGGGGAGGACCGGAAGGCACCGGTCTGGCGGCGGTGCTGCGCAAGCGCCGGCCGGTGATCAGCTCGTCGGGAATCTCCGCCAGGAAGCGGCTCGGCGGGTTGTAGCGCACCGAGCCGTGCAGCCGGCGCAGGGTGGCGTTGCACAGCGTGAGTCGCTCCATGGCGCGGGTCATGGCCACGTAGCAGAGCCGGCGCTCCTCTTCGATCGCGGCCGGGTCCTCGAGCGAGGCGAAGTGAGGGAAGATCCCCTCCTCGAGCCCCACCACGAACACGCGCTTGAACTCGAGTCCCTTGGCCACGTGCACGGTCATGAGCGGGACGCGGTCACTCGCGCTGTCGACCGCGTCGGCCTCGGAGAGCAGAGTGACCTGCTCGAGGAACAGGTCCACCAGGTCGCGCGCCTCGTCGCCGGCCTCGCGCGTGTCGCGATTCTGGCGCTCGAACTCCTCCACCGCCGCGAGCAGCTCGCGCAGGTTCTCGAGCCGCGCCTCGGCCTCGACCGTGTTCTCGGCCTCGAGCGCGCGCAGGTAGCCCGTGCGCTCGAGCAAGGACGCCAGCGGCTGGGCCACCGAGTCACCCGACAGCGTGCGCCCCAGGTCCTGCATCAGCGCCACGAACTCCGAGACGCGCTTGGCCGCGGCCGCGGACAGGAAGCCGAGCCCGCGCACCAGCGCGTCCCAGAACGTGGTGCCCGCCTCCTCGGCGGCGGCCAGCACGCGCTCGATCGTGGCCCGGCCGATGCCGCGCGCCGGCGTGTTCACGATGCGCAGGAGACTCTCGGTGTCGGCCGGATTGCGCAGCGCGCGCAGGTACGCGAGGGCGTCCTTCACCTCGGCGCGGTCGTAGAAGCGCGTGCCTCCGACCACGACGTAGGGCAGGTTGTATTTCAGGAGCTCCTCTTCGAGCGGCCGCGACTGCGCGTGGGTGCGGTAGAAGATCGCGGCCGTGCCGAGTGACTCGCCGGCGTCGCGCGCGCGCAACAGCTCGTTCACCACGAACGCCGCCTCGCCGCGCTCGTCCTGCGCCTCGAAGAAGCGCACGAGCTCGCCGCCGCCGCGCTGCGTGTACAGGCGCTTGCCCTTGCGCTCGAGGTTGTTCGCGACCACCGCGCTCGCGGCCGAGAGGATCGGCTGCGTCGAGCGGTAGTTCTGCTCGAGCCGCACCACGCGCGCGCCGGGGAAGTCCTTCTCGAAGTCGAGGATGTTGCGGATGTCGGCCTCGCGGAAGCGGTAGATCGACTGGTCCTCGTCGCCGACCACGCACAGGTTGCGGTGCGCCGCGGTCAAGAGCCGCAGCAGGCGGTACTGGATGGGGTTCGTGTCCTGGTACTCGTCGACCAGCACGAAGCGCCAGCGCCGCTGGTAGTTCTCGAGCACGGCCGGGTGGTTCTCGAACAGCCGCGCGGTGAGCAGGATCAGGTCGCCGAAGTCGAGCGCGTTCGCGCGCCGCAGCTCGGTCTGGTAGCGCTGGTAGATCTCGCGCATGCGCCGGCCCTGGAGCGAGCTCTCGTTCGCCAGGTCGGCGGGCAGGAGCCCGCGGTTCTTCAGCCGGTCGATCGACGAACGCACGCCGCGCGGCGGCCAGGTCTTCTCGTCCACGTCGAGCAGCCGCAGCACGCGCTTCACCAGCGCGAGTGAGTCGTCGGAGTCGTAGATCGCGAAGTTCGACTCGTAGCCCAGGTGCGACACGTCGCGCCGCAGGATTCGGACGCAGGTCGAGTGGAAGGTCGAGACCCACACGCCGCGCGTGCCGCCGCCCAGGATGCGCTCGACGCGCTCGCGCATCTCGCGCGCGGCCTTGTTCGTGAAAGTGACTGCCAGGATCTCGTGCGGGTAGGCGGCGCCGCTCGCGATCAGGTGGGCCACGCGGTGCGTGAGCATGCGCGTCTTCCCGGAGCCCGCGCCCGCCAGCACGAGCAGCGGCCCCTCGACGTGGCGCACGGCCTCCGCCTGCTCCGCGTTGAGACCGCGAACGATGTCTTCCGGCGCCGGCACCGCGCGAGCTTCGCCAAAGGAGGCTGCGGTCGCAAGCAAGGCTCGAATCGAATCAACGGGTCCGGCAAGCGAAGCGCGCAGCGAGGCGCAGCCGAGCGAAGTATGGGTGGCGCGGCTCCGCCGCGCCGGGCCCCATCCAACAGAAGATCAGCCGCGGAAGTGCCGAGGTCCCGGCTACTCCACGGTGACTGACTTGGCCAAATTGCGCGGCTGATCGACGTCGGTGCCCTTCAGGGTCGCCACGTGGTAGGCCAGCATCTGCAGCGGGATCGTGGCCAGGATGGCCGACATGGGCTCGCTGGTGGTCGCGGGCACGCGCACCACCTCGTCGGCGTAGCGCTCGACGTCGGTGTTGTTCTCGTCGACGACGGCGATCACGACGCCGCCGCGGGCGCGGGCCTCCTCGGCGTTGGAGACGATCTTCGCGTAGACCGACGGCTGGTTGGCCACGATCACGACCGGCACGTTCTCGTCGATCAGCGCGATCGGGCCGTGCTTCATCTCGCCCGAGGCGTAGCCCTCGGCGTGGATGTACGAGATCTCCTTCAGCTTGAGCGCGCCCTCGAGCGCGATCGGGAAGCCGTAGCCCTTGCCCAGGAACAGGAAGTCGCGCGCGTGCTGGCGGCGGCGCGCGATCGCCTCCATGTGGCCCCACAGGCCGAGCGTCTGCTCGACCAAGCGCGGCAGCCGCCGCAGCTCGTGCCCGTGTCGCCGCACCGCGTCGCGCGTGAGCGCGCCGCGGGCCAGGCCGAGCTTGAGCGCCAGGAGATACAGGGCCACGACCTGGGTCGTGAAACACTTGGTCGAGGCGACGCCGATCTCGGGGCCGGCGTGCGTGTAGAGCACCCAGTCGGTCGAGCGCGCGATCGTGCTCTCGTGCACGTTGCACACCGCGAGTGACTTCGCGCCCCGGTCGGTGGCTTCGCGCAGCGCGGCGATCGTGTCTGCGGTCTCGCCGGACTGGGACACGGGCACCACCAGGTGGCGCTCGCCGATGATCGGCTCGCGGTAGCGGTACTCACTCGCCAGGTCCACGTCGCAGGGGATGCGCGCGAGTCTCTCGATCATCGAGCGGCCGATCAGGCTGGCGTGCCAGGCGGTGCCGCACGCCACGAGCTGCACGCCCAGGAGGTCGCGCACCCAGGCGGGGTCGAAGGCGATGCCGTCCAGGTCGATGTCGCCGTCGGCCTCGAGCACGCGTGCGCCGATCGTGTCGCCGATCGCGCGCGGCTGCTCGTGGATCTCCTTCTGCATGAAGCGGTCGTAGCCGCCCTTCTCGGCCTGGACGGGATCCCAGAGCACCTGCTTGCGCTCGCGGTTCACGGGCCGGCCGTCGAAGGTCTGGATCTCGACGGAGCTCGTGGTGACTCGCGCGAGCTCGCCGTCGTG
Proteins encoded in this region:
- the glmS gene encoding glutamine--fructose-6-phosphate transaminase (isomerizing) is translated as MCGIVGYVGHSDRAQDVILDGLRRLEYRGYDSAGIAVVVDRKLRLVRAQGKLVNLEAALRDVPLAGSLGIGHTRWATHGKPSERNAHPHVAGTVAVIGNGIVENFRELRDELERSGCVFKSDTDTEIISHLVFEARKRGKSLVDAVRAAVGQLEGSCAIAVIDESTPGEIIISKNGGNPIVVGHGTGENFIASDIATLLPYTRQIQILHDGELARVTTSSVEIQTFDGRPVNRERKQVLWDPVQAEKGGYDRFMQKEIHEQPRAIGDTIGARVLEADGDIDLDGIAFDPAWVRDLLGVQLVACGTAWHASLIGRSMIERLARIPCDVDLASEYRYREPIIGERHLVVPVSQSGETADTIAALREATDRGAKSLAVCNVHESTIARSTDWVLYTHAGPEIGVASTKCFTTQVVALYLLALKLGLARGALTRDAVRRHGHELRRLPRLVEQTLGLWGHMEAIARRRQHARDFLFLGKGYGFPIALEGALKLKEISYIHAEGYASGEMKHGPIALIDENVPVVIVANQPSVYAKIVSNAEEARARGGVVIAVVDENNTDVERYADEVVRVPATTSEPMSAILATIPLQMLAYHVATLKGTDVDQPRNLAKSVTVE
- a CDS encoding UvrD-helicase domain-containing protein yields the protein MPAPEDIVRGLNAEQAEAVRHVEGPLLVLAGAGSGKTRMLTHRVAHLIASGAAYPHEILAVTFTNKAAREMRERVERILGGGTRGVWVSTFHSTCVRILRRDVSHLGYESNFAIYDSDDSLALVKRVLRLLDVDEKTWPPRGVRSSIDRLKNRGLLPADLANESSLQGRRMREIYQRYQTELRRANALDFGDLILLTARLFENHPAVLENYQRRWRFVLVDEYQDTNPIQYRLLRLLTAAHRNLCVVGDEDQSIYRFREADIRNILDFEKDFPGARVVRLEQNYRSTQPILSAASAVVANNLERKGKRLYTQRGGGELVRFFEAQDERGEAAFVVNELLRARDAGESLGTAAIFYRTHAQSRPLEEELLKYNLPYVVVGGTRFYDRAEVKDALAYLRALRNPADTESLLRIVNTPARGIGRATIERVLAAAEEAGTTFWDALVRGLGFLSAAAAKRVSEFVALMQDLGRTLSGDSVAQPLASLLERTGYLRALEAENTVEAEARLENLRELLAAVEEFERQNRDTREAGDEARDLVDLFLEQVTLLSEADAVDSASDRVPLMTVHVAKGLEFKRVFVVGLEEGIFPHFASLEDPAAIEEERRLCYVAMTRAMERLTLCNATLRRLHGSVRYNPPSRFLAEIPDELITGRRLRSTAARPVPSGPPRTESGPRIDYSDSQLSHDEVPELRPEQRVEHPIFGAGRIMEVVGAGDAAKATIRFDRAGVKVIKVKYGQLRLLA